The proteins below come from a single Cannabis sativa cultivar Pink pepper isolate KNU-18-1 chromosome 3, ASM2916894v1, whole genome shotgun sequence genomic window:
- the LOC133035378 gene encoding glutathione S-transferase T3-like — protein sequence MSSIRGSSYSVEEDVHLCHVYVDISQDPIVGRNQSGNNFWARVQSEYHKDGKFSNKPRPVRSLQTRMSTINSAVAKLRGCINQIENKNPSGASAEDILIQAKMLLAQDKKYDKGFKFDHVWHILKGIQKFSNDENINAPRRFQHEGPSFTSSKSSSHNFESPTSACTGMSSFDLNMNNEEMNTYPTERPCGVKKAKEKQLGNDQFNKLMEQNKELIKVIEKSNKDRNERHRRKADEKFLFTDLNSISDPEFHKYIQSEKRRIYKERAQTSEVGEQGEGSQYEGSQYQGYPNQGSQYQGSQYEGSQYRASQDSGHGVEDEDQRSQDQGERAENDSQVYSPYYDYLGGSRNNLPHY from the exons atgtCTTCCATTCGCGGTTCTTCTTACTCAGTAGAGGAAGATGTGCACTTGTGTCATGTCTATGTTGACATTTCTCAAGATCCAATCGTAGGAAGAAACCAATCAGGTAATAATTTTTGGGCAAGAGTTCAATCAGAGTACCACAAAGATGGAAAATTTAGTAATAAACCTCGCCCAGTAAGATCTTTGCAAACTCGAATGTCTACTATTAATAGTGCAGTTGCAAAATTAAGGGGATGTATCaaccaaattgaaaataaaaatccaaGTGGTGCTTCAGCAGAAGACATT TTAATTCAAGCGAAGATGTTATTAGCCCAAGATAAAAAGTACGATAAAGGCTTTAAATTTGATCATGTGTGGCATATCCTCAAAGGTATTCAAAAGTTTTCAAATGATGAAAACATCAATGCACCACGTAGATTCCAACACGAAGGTCCTAGTTTCACTTCATCGAAATCATCATCTCACAATTTTGAGTCTCCAACATCGGCATGCACTGGTATGAGTTCATTTGATCTAAACATGAATAATGAGGAAATGAATACTTATCCAACAGAAAGACCATGTGGTGTAAAAAAAGCAAAGGAAAAACAATTAGGTAATGATCAATTCAACAAACTAATGGAACAAAATAAAGAACTCATTAAAGTTATTGAAAAGAGTAACAAGGATAGAAATGAACGTCACAGAAGAAAGGCTGACGAAAAATTTTTATTCACGGATTTGAATTCTATATCCGATCCAGAGTTTCATAAGTACATTCAAAGTGAAAAAAGACGAATTTACAAAGAAAGGGCACAAACATCCGAAGTTGGAGAACAAGGAGAAGGATCTCAATATGAGGGATCTCAATATCAGGGATATCCAAATCAGGGATCTCAATATCAGGGATCACAATATGAGGGGTCACAATATCGAGCATCTCAAGATTCGGGACATGGCGTTGAAGATGAAGATCAACGATCTCAAGATCAAGGTGAAAGAGCTGAAAATGACTCACAAGTTTATAGTCCGTATTATGACTATCTTGGCGGATCAAGAAATAATCTTCCACATTATTAA
- the LOC115701195 gene encoding probable inactive purple acid phosphatase 27 isoform X1, with the protein MGLIIINKLGNMKRIILIIMVTLLSLSSSVWGHIVIPYEDQPLSKINILKTQLDLQGTATISAQPLHLYQKGRVEAELEAEWVTVTVKNSKPSNDDWVGVFSPGKFDSSSCPPKGPEDKELESPYICSAPIKFQYANHSSKNYVKSGEAKLKFLLINMRSDFSFALFSGGFSAPKLVSISDVLSVFANPKAPLYPRLAIGKSWDIMTVTWTSGYNIDEAVPFVEWGLKGETQQRSPAGTLTYDRNSMCGAPARTVGWHHPGFIHTSFLKDLWPNSQYSYRMGHRLVNGSYVWSKSYSFKSSPYPGQDSLQRVIIMGDMGKAERDGSNEYANSQPGSLNTTDQLIKDLKNYDILFHIGDMAYADGYLSEWDQFIAQVSPIASAVPYMVASGNHERDWPNSGSFWDTTDSGGECGVPAETLYYVPADNRAKFWYSADYGMFKFCVADSEHDWRAGSEQYAWIEKCLASADRRKQPWLIFIAHRVLGYSSNYWYGQEGSFSEPEGREDLQKLWQKYKVDIAFFGHVHNYERICPIYQNQCVNDEKSHFSGVVNGTIHVVTGGGGKSLAKFSSLSPVWSVYRDYDWGFVKLTAFNHSSLLFEYKKSRDGEVYDSFTVYREYKDVLACVHDSCEPTTLAN; encoded by the exons ATGgggttaataataattaataagttgGGTAATATGAAGAgaattatactaataataatggtGACATTATTATCATTATCTTCATCAGTTTGGGGTCATATTGTAATACCATACGAAGATCAACCACTATCCAAGATTAACATTCTTAAAACTCAGCTTGATTTACAGGGCACTGCCACTATATCTGCTCAACCTCTTCATCTTTATCAAAag GGACGTGTGGAAGCTGAACTAGAAGCAGAATGGGTTACTGTGACTGTTAAAAACTCCAAACCCTCCAATGATGACTGGGTTGGTGTGTTTTCTCCAGGAAAATTCGA CTCATCGAGTTGCCCACCAAAAGGACCAGAGGACAAAGAGCTAGAATCGCCATACATATGCTCTGCCCCAATAAAg TTTCAATACGCAAATCATTCGAGTAAAAATTATGTGAAGAGTGGGGAAGCGAAATTGAAGTTCTTGTTGATTAATATGAGATCAGATTTTTCTTTTGCATTATTTTCTGGAGGCTTCTCAGCT CCCAAATTGGTGTCGATATCTGATGTGTTATCAGTATTTGCTAATCCAAAAGCACCACTCTATCCACGTCTTGCCATAGGAAAGTCTTGGGATATA ATGACAGTGACATGGACAAGTGGTTATAACATAGATGAAGCAGTTCCATTTGTTGAATGGGGTCTTAAAGGAGAAACCCAACAACGATCACCTGCTGGAACTTTAACATATGATCGAAACAGCATGTGTg GTGCACCTGCAAGAACAGTTGGTTGGCATCATCCTGGTTTCATACATACAAGTTTTCTCAAAGACTTGTGGCCAAATTCTCA GTACAGTTATAGAATGGGTCATCGTTTAGTGAATGGTTCATATGTATGGAGCAAATCTTACTCTTTCAAATCCTCACCATATCCTGGACAAGACTCTTTACAACGAGTTATTATAATGGGTGACATGGGAAAA gCAGAAAGAGATGGGTCGAATGAGTATGCAAATTCCCAACCAGGCTCACTTAACACCACAGATCAACTCATAAAAGACCTCAAAAACTATGACATACTTTTCCATATTGGTGATATGGCATATGCTGATGGATACCTTTCTGAATGGGACCAATTCATAGCACAAGTTTCACCCATTGCTTCAGCTGTGCCTTATATGGTTGCAAG TGGCAATCATGAACGTGATTGGCCAAATTCAGGGTCGTTTTGGGATACTACTGATTCAGGTGGTGAATGTGGTGTGCCGGCTGAGACTCTCTACTATGTTCCAGCTGATAACAGAGCCAAATTTTG GTACTCGGCGGATTATGGGATGTTTAAATTTTGTGTAGCAGACAGTGAGCATGATTGGAGAGCTGGATCAGAACAGTATGCATGGATTGAGAAATGCCTTGCATCAGCAGATAGAAGAAAACAACCTTGGTTGATCTTCATAGCTCATCGTGTACTTGGCTATTCCTCTAACTATTGGTATGGCCAAGAGGGCTCATTTTCAGAGCCTGAAGGAAGAGAAGACCTCCAAAAGCTTTGGCAAAAATACAAGGTGGACATAGCTTTCTTTGGTCATGTTCACAACTATGAAAGAATATGCCCCATTTACCAG AACCAATGTGTGAACGATGAAAAATCACATTTCAGTGGTGTTGTAAATGGAACAATTCATGTGGTTACTGGAGGAGGAGGAAAAAGTTTGGCTAAGTTTAGTAGCTTGTCTCCTGTGTGGAGTGTCTACAGAGATTATGATTGGGGATTTGTTAAGCTTACTGCCTTTAATCACTCATCACTGCTCTTTGAATACAAGAAAAGTCGTGATGGTGAGGTATATGACTCTTTTACTGTTTACAGAGAGTACAAggatgttttagcttgtgtccACGACAGTTGTGAACCAACCACTTTGGCAAATTAG
- the LOC115701195 gene encoding nucleotide pyrophosphatase/phosphodiesterase isoform X2: protein MGLIIINKLGNMKRIILIIMVTLLSLSSSVWGHIVIPYEDQPLSKINILKTQLDLQGTATISAQPLHLYQKGRVEAELEAEWVTVTVKNSKPSNDDWVGVFSPGKFDSSSCPPKGPEDKELESPYICSAPIKMTVTWTSGYNIDEAVPFVEWGLKGETQQRSPAGTLTYDRNSMCGAPARTVGWHHPGFIHTSFLKDLWPNSQYSYRMGHRLVNGSYVWSKSYSFKSSPYPGQDSLQRVIIMGDMGKAERDGSNEYANSQPGSLNTTDQLIKDLKNYDILFHIGDMAYADGYLSEWDQFIAQVSPIASAVPYMVASGNHERDWPNSGSFWDTTDSGGECGVPAETLYYVPADNRAKFWYSADYGMFKFCVADSEHDWRAGSEQYAWIEKCLASADRRKQPWLIFIAHRVLGYSSNYWYGQEGSFSEPEGREDLQKLWQKYKVDIAFFGHVHNYERICPIYQNQCVNDEKSHFSGVVNGTIHVVTGGGGKSLAKFSSLSPVWSVYRDYDWGFVKLTAFNHSSLLFEYKKSRDGEVYDSFTVYREYKDVLACVHDSCEPTTLAN from the exons ATGgggttaataataattaataagttgGGTAATATGAAGAgaattatactaataataatggtGACATTATTATCATTATCTTCATCAGTTTGGGGTCATATTGTAATACCATACGAAGATCAACCACTATCCAAGATTAACATTCTTAAAACTCAGCTTGATTTACAGGGCACTGCCACTATATCTGCTCAACCTCTTCATCTTTATCAAAag GGACGTGTGGAAGCTGAACTAGAAGCAGAATGGGTTACTGTGACTGTTAAAAACTCCAAACCCTCCAATGATGACTGGGTTGGTGTGTTTTCTCCAGGAAAATTCGA CTCATCGAGTTGCCCACCAAAAGGACCAGAGGACAAAGAGCTAGAATCGCCATACATATGCTCTGCCCCAATAAAg ATGACAGTGACATGGACAAGTGGTTATAACATAGATGAAGCAGTTCCATTTGTTGAATGGGGTCTTAAAGGAGAAACCCAACAACGATCACCTGCTGGAACTTTAACATATGATCGAAACAGCATGTGTg GTGCACCTGCAAGAACAGTTGGTTGGCATCATCCTGGTTTCATACATACAAGTTTTCTCAAAGACTTGTGGCCAAATTCTCA GTACAGTTATAGAATGGGTCATCGTTTAGTGAATGGTTCATATGTATGGAGCAAATCTTACTCTTTCAAATCCTCACCATATCCTGGACAAGACTCTTTACAACGAGTTATTATAATGGGTGACATGGGAAAA gCAGAAAGAGATGGGTCGAATGAGTATGCAAATTCCCAACCAGGCTCACTTAACACCACAGATCAACTCATAAAAGACCTCAAAAACTATGACATACTTTTCCATATTGGTGATATGGCATATGCTGATGGATACCTTTCTGAATGGGACCAATTCATAGCACAAGTTTCACCCATTGCTTCAGCTGTGCCTTATATGGTTGCAAG TGGCAATCATGAACGTGATTGGCCAAATTCAGGGTCGTTTTGGGATACTACTGATTCAGGTGGTGAATGTGGTGTGCCGGCTGAGACTCTCTACTATGTTCCAGCTGATAACAGAGCCAAATTTTG GTACTCGGCGGATTATGGGATGTTTAAATTTTGTGTAGCAGACAGTGAGCATGATTGGAGAGCTGGATCAGAACAGTATGCATGGATTGAGAAATGCCTTGCATCAGCAGATAGAAGAAAACAACCTTGGTTGATCTTCATAGCTCATCGTGTACTTGGCTATTCCTCTAACTATTGGTATGGCCAAGAGGGCTCATTTTCAGAGCCTGAAGGAAGAGAAGACCTCCAAAAGCTTTGGCAAAAATACAAGGTGGACATAGCTTTCTTTGGTCATGTTCACAACTATGAAAGAATATGCCCCATTTACCAG AACCAATGTGTGAACGATGAAAAATCACATTTCAGTGGTGTTGTAAATGGAACAATTCATGTGGTTACTGGAGGAGGAGGAAAAAGTTTGGCTAAGTTTAGTAGCTTGTCTCCTGTGTGGAGTGTCTACAGAGATTATGATTGGGGATTTGTTAAGCTTACTGCCTTTAATCACTCATCACTGCTCTTTGAATACAAGAAAAGTCGTGATGGTGAGGTATATGACTCTTTTACTGTTTACAGAGAGTACAAggatgttttagcttgtgtccACGACAGTTGTGAACCAACCACTTTGGCAAATTAG